The following proteins are co-located in the Cetobacterium sp. NK01 genome:
- a CDS encoding ribonucleoside-diphosphate reductase subunit alpha produces MRQVINRAGIRENLDITKIREKLLRACDNLEVNMVELESHIESIYAENITTKKIQESLINQAVSMTSFEESDWTYVAGRLLMMETEREVFHKRGFSYGELYKSIKTLVEIGIYDNRLLDYTVDEVEELEKVIDTSRDMMYDYAGANMFVNRYLLKYDGKIYELPQEVFMCISMLLAINEKDKVAVAKRFYEALSLKKISLATPILANLRVPNGNLSSCFITAMDDNIESIFYNIDTVAKISKNGGGVGLNISRIRAKNSMVNGYYNASGGVVPWVKIVNDTAVAVNQQGRRAGAVTVALDSWHLDIETFLELQTENGDQRGKAYDIYPQVVLSDLFMKRVEEDLPWTLVDPYEIRKKYGVELCEVYGEKFEELYLTIEKDENLQLRKVIKARELFKEIMKVQIETGMPYIFFKDRANLMNHNSHVGMIGNGNLCMESFSNFSPSVNFKEDTVGENGVRTTKLGEVHTCNLVSMNLAELERDELENIVDISVRILDNTIDLTRTPIKESDKHNLAYRTIGVGVMGLADYLAKEFMIYDESLEEIDELFQEIAMYSIKSSALLAKDRGAYPMFKGSLWDEGIFFQKNKDWYMENSKFGKEWEEVFNLVKMYGLRNGELTAVAPNTSTSLLMGSTASVNPTFSRFYIEKNQKGAVPRVVKHLKDRAWFYPEFKNVNPQTYVKIMSRIGKWITQGVSMELIFDLNKDIKAKDIYDTFMTAWKEGCKSVYYIRTIQRNTNIINEKEECESCSG; encoded by the coding sequence ATGAGACAGGTTATAAATAGAGCTGGAATAAGGGAAAATTTAGATATAACAAAAATAAGAGAGAAACTTTTAAGAGCTTGTGATAATTTAGAAGTTAATATGGTTGAATTAGAAAGTCATATAGAATCAATATATGCAGAGAATATAACAACAAAAAAAATTCAGGAATCTCTTATAAATCAGGCTGTTTCTATGACAAGTTTTGAAGAAAGTGACTGGACATATGTTGCAGGAAGACTTTTAATGATGGAGACAGAAAGAGAGGTTTTCCACAAAAGAGGATTCTCTTATGGAGAGCTTTATAAAAGTATAAAAACTTTAGTAGAAATTGGAATTTATGATAATAGACTTTTAGATTATACTGTAGATGAGGTTGAGGAGCTAGAGAAAGTTATAGATACGTCGAGAGATATGATGTATGATTATGCTGGAGCGAATATGTTTGTAAATAGATATTTGTTAAAGTATGATGGAAAGATTTATGAGTTACCTCAAGAGGTATTTATGTGTATATCTATGCTTTTAGCTATAAATGAAAAAGATAAAGTAGCTGTAGCAAAAAGATTTTACGAAGCATTGTCACTTAAAAAGATATCTTTAGCCACTCCAATTTTAGCTAATTTAAGAGTACCAAATGGAAATCTATCATCATGCTTTATAACAGCTATGGATGATAATATAGAATCTATTTTTTACAATATAGATACTGTTGCAAAAATTAGTAAGAATGGTGGAGGAGTAGGATTAAATATCTCTAGAATTAGAGCAAAAAATTCTATGGTAAACGGATATTATAATGCTAGTGGAGGAGTTGTTCCTTGGGTAAAAATTGTAAATGATACAGCAGTAGCTGTAAATCAGCAGGGAAGAAGAGCTGGAGCGGTAACTGTAGCACTAGACTCATGGCATTTAGATATAGAAACATTTTTAGAACTTCAAACAGAAAATGGAGATCAAAGAGGAAAAGCATATGATATCTATCCTCAAGTTGTTCTTTCAGATCTTTTTATGAAAAGAGTGGAAGAGGATTTACCGTGGACTTTAGTTGACCCTTATGAAATTAGAAAAAAATATGGTGTTGAACTATGTGAAGTTTATGGAGAAAAATTTGAAGAGTTATACTTAACTATAGAAAAGGATGAAAACTTACAGTTAAGAAAAGTTATAAAGGCTAGAGAGTTATTTAAAGAGATTATGAAAGTTCAAATAGAAACAGGAATGCCTTATATATTTTTCAAAGATAGAGCAAATCTAATGAATCACAACAGTCATGTGGGAATGATAGGAAATGGAAATCTATGTATGGAAAGTTTTTCTAACTTCTCACCAAGTGTAAACTTTAAAGAGGATACTGTTGGAGAAAATGGAGTTAGAACAACAAAATTAGGTGAAGTTCACACTTGTAACTTAGTTTCTATGAACTTAGCTGAGTTAGAAAGAGATGAGTTAGAAAATATTGTAGATATATCTGTTAGAATCCTTGATAATACAATTGATTTAACAAGAACTCCTATAAAAGAGTCAGATAAGCATAACTTAGCTTATAGAACAATTGGTGTTGGAGTTATGGGACTTGCAGACTATTTAGCAAAAGAGTTTATGATATATGATGAGTCATTAGAAGAGATAGATGAACTTTTCCAAGAGATAGCTATGTATAGTATAAAATCTTCAGCTCTTTTAGCAAAAGATAGAGGAGCTTATCCAATGTTTAAAGGATCTTTGTGGGATGAAGGGATATTTTTCCAAAAAAATAAAGATTGGTATATGGAAAATTCAAAGTTTGGAAAAGAGTGGGAAGAGGTATTTAATTTAGTTAAGATGTATGGATTAAGAAATGGTGAGTTAACAGCAGTTGCACCAAATACATCAACATCTTTACTTATGGGATCAACAGCATCTGTAAACCCTACGTTCTCTAGATTCTATATAGAGAAGAATCAAAAGGGTGCTGTTCCAAGAGTTGTTAAACATCTGAAAGATAGAGCTTGGTTCTATCCAGAGTTTAAAAATGTAAATCCTCAAACATATGTAAAAATAATGAGTAGAATAGGAAAATGGATAACTCAGGGAGTTTCTATGGAGCTTATTTTTGATTTAAATAAAGATATTAAAGCTAAAGATATATATGATACTTTCATGACAGCGTGGAAAGAGGGATGTAAATCAGTTTATTATATAAGAACAATTCAAAGAAATACAAATATAATAAATGAAAAAGAGGAGTGTGAAAGCTGCAGTGGATAG
- a CDS encoding ribonucleotide-diphosphate reductase subunit beta yields MDRKKLFNPLGDDSLSERKVIKGDSTNIFNLNNVKYQWANHLYRTMMGNFWIPEKIDLTQDKNDYKNLTDEEKEAYDGILSFLIFLDSIQTNNIPNVSDYITAPEINLILSIQTFQEAIHSQSYQYIIESILPKEIRNSIYDKWREDKVLFERNSYIAKIYQSFLENPSDENFARVIIADYLLEAIYFYNGFNFFYLLASRNRMMGTSDIIKLINRDELSHVVIFQQLIREIKNENKDFFNDELIYDMFKKAVQQEISWTNHIIGNGILGITEDTTERYTKWLANERLKAIGLNPIYEGYEKNPYRHLEKFADTEGEGNVKANFFEGTVTSYNMSSSVEGWDEF; encoded by the coding sequence GTGGATAGAAAAAAACTTTTTAATCCTCTAGGAGATGATTCTTTATCAGAAAGAAAAGTGATAAAGGGAGATAGTACAAATATATTTAATTTGAATAATGTTAAATATCAATGGGCAAATCATCTTTATAGAACAATGATGGGAAACTTTTGGATTCCAGAAAAAATAGATTTAACTCAAGATAAAAACGATTATAAAAATTTAACTGATGAAGAGAAAGAAGCTTATGATGGAATACTTTCGTTTCTAATATTTTTAGATAGTATTCAAACAAATAATATTCCAAATGTTTCAGATTATATAACTGCTCCAGAGATAAATTTGATTCTATCAATACAGACTTTCCAAGAAGCTATTCACTCTCAGTCGTATCAATATATAATTGAATCTATTCTACCAAAGGAGATTAGAAACTCAATATATGATAAATGGAGAGAGGATAAAGTTCTATTTGAAAGAAATAGTTATATAGCAAAAATATATCAAAGTTTCTTAGAAAATCCTAGTGATGAAAATTTTGCAAGAGTTATAATAGCTGACTACCTTTTAGAGGCTATATATTTTTATAATGGATTTAACTTCTTCTATCTTTTAGCAAGTAGAAATAGAATGATGGGGACTTCTGATATAATAAAACTTATCAATAGGGATGAGCTATCACATGTAGTTATATTCCAACAGTTAATAAGAGAGATTAAAAATGAAAATAAAGATTTCTTTAATGATGAATTAATATATGATATGTTTAAAAAAGCTGTGCAGCAAGAGATCAGTTGGACAAATCATATAATAGGAAATGGAATACTAGGTATAACAGAGGATACAACAGAGAGATACACAAAGTGGTTAGCTAATGAGAGATTGAAAGCTATAGGATTAAATCCAATCTACGAAGGGTATGAAAAGAATCCTTATAGACATTTAGAAAAGTTTGCTGATACAGAGGGAGAAGGAAACGTAAAAGCTAACTTCTTCGAAGGAACAGTTACTAGTTATAATATGAGTTCATCTGTAGAGGGATGGGACGAGTTTTAA
- the malQ gene encoding 4-alpha-glucanotransferase, translated as MKDRSSGILLHITSLPGEYGIGDFGKCAYEFVDFLEKSHQKYWQILPMGVTGYGDSPYQSFSAFAGNPYFIDLNSLIELDILTKDDLKSLSELNSISNIQYDKLYTERYSVLKKAFLNFKNKYSLVSLNNFKNKNIWWLDNYALYMAIKNKFNGDSWLNWPRDYKFRDKKTLKKAKLELEDEINFHIFLQYLFDKQWNELKSYANNKGIKIIGDIPIFIATDSADTWENPNMFCFDKKLQPTKVAGCPPDAFSSDGQLWGNVLYNWKYIEKDNFKWWIKRIKSCFKLYDTVRIDHFRGFESFWAIPAKAKTARFGKWENGPGMKLFNSIKSSLGDLDIIAEDLGFLTPKVHKLLKDSGFPGMKILEFAFDSREESDYLPHKYPKKSVAYTGTHDNQTVVGWYETVNKNDKEFCDSYLNSFLNNKNTPSESINWKFIEALWSSNSQLVIAPMQDFLGLGDSARMNTPSTLGNNWIWRINKDSLDEGLSKKISDITMKYQR; from the coding sequence ATGAAAGATAGATCAAGCGGTATTCTTTTACATATAACATCACTACCTGGCGAATATGGAATTGGTGATTTTGGAAAATGTGCCTATGAGTTTGTTGATTTTTTAGAAAAAAGTCATCAAAAATATTGGCAAATTCTTCCAATGGGAGTGACTGGTTATGGTGATTCTCCTTATCAATCCTTCTCCGCTTTTGCAGGTAACCCATATTTTATAGATTTAAACTCTTTAATAGAATTAGATATTTTAACTAAAGACGATCTTAAATCTTTATCTGAATTAAATTCTATATCAAATATACAGTATGATAAATTATATACAGAAAGATATAGTGTTTTAAAGAAAGCTTTCTTAAACTTTAAAAATAAATATTCATTGGTATCTTTAAATAATTTTAAAAATAAAAATATTTGGTGGCTTGATAATTATGCACTTTATATGGCTATCAAAAATAAATTCAATGGTGACTCTTGGTTAAATTGGCCTAGAGATTATAAATTTAGAGATAAGAAAACTTTAAAAAAAGCTAAACTTGAACTTGAAGATGAAATTAACTTCCACATTTTCTTACAATATCTATTTGACAAGCAATGGAACGAATTAAAATCCTATGCTAATAATAAAGGAATAAAAATTATTGGAGATATTCCTATTTTTATAGCTACTGATAGTGCTGATACTTGGGAAAATCCTAATATGTTTTGCTTTGATAAAAAGTTACAACCTACAAAAGTTGCTGGGTGTCCTCCTGATGCTTTCAGTTCTGATGGACAACTATGGGGAAATGTACTTTACAATTGGAAATATATTGAAAAAGATAACTTCAAATGGTGGATTAAAAGAATTAAAAGTTGTTTCAAACTTTATGATACTGTTAGAATTGATCATTTTAGAGGATTTGAGTCTTTCTGGGCTATTCCTGCTAAAGCAAAAACTGCAAGATTTGGTAAATGGGAAAATGGTCCTGGAATGAAGCTCTTTAATAGTATCAAAAGCTCTTTAGGAGATTTAGATATTATTGCAGAAGACCTTGGATTTCTTACACCAAAAGTTCATAAACTTTTAAAAGATTCTGGATTTCCTGGAATGAAAATATTAGAATTTGCTTTTGATTCAAGAGAAGAAAGTGATTATCTACCACATAAATATCCTAAAAAAAGTGTTGCATATACAGGAACTCATGATAACCAAACAGTTGTTGGATGGTATGAAACTGTAAATAAAAATGATAAAGAGTTTTGCGATAGCTATCTTAATAGCTTTTTAAACAATAAAAATACCCCATCTGAAAGTATAAATTGGAAGTTTATTGAAGCTCTTTGGAGTTCTAACTCTCAACTTGTAATAGCACCTATGCAAGATTTCTTAGGTTTAGGAGATTCAGCTAGAATGAATACCCCTTCTACTTTAGGTAATAACTGGATTTGGAGAATAAATAAAGATTCTTTAGATGAAGGTCTTTCTAAAAAAATATCAGATATTACAATGAAATATCAACGTTAA
- a CDS encoding carbohydrate porin, which produces MKINKVLTLLSCIILAGTVGEKTFAKEVVQTPEVVTASYDVSALEDRIAKLEYNQEHPSFEFHGYGRSGLLLNANNDLKKGKVFNKNGVGRLGNESDTYIEAELVKNFYLDNGSWSKWHIMFAKGTDDYNDWNDGVALRQAYAEMGNLPVFSGAFKESVIWAGKRFYNRRDIHITDFYFTDYSGTGAGIDNIKIGDGMLDLGVIARDYDSYDSVGPVSNSSKEDGLNVVNLLARYDIGSWEFDLGAAFSKDNENRTINNGHGDFSTYNAADYGLQLGIFYNTPGYYWSGKGFSKIFAQVGYGLNAGDGLGKAGAWAENNLDDALSARLGTFGVLPINEKWDLFTTVVAQHNKNSKFNYNADLLNPQGEHYSVDVDGLKSTWVSVVARPVYKINENFELQFEAGYYYVTEEKDNNKDVDGNLYKLTFAPTFKLNSNDFWARPEIRTFVTWAGWDNDYQKSFQSDLNSYSGKNGVNVGVQAEVWF; this is translated from the coding sequence ATGAAAATTAACAAAGTTCTTACACTTTTATCTTGTATCATCCTTGCTGGAACAGTTGGAGAAAAAACTTTTGCCAAAGAGGTAGTTCAAACTCCTGAAGTTGTTACAGCTTCTTATGATGTATCAGCTTTAGAGGATAGAATTGCTAAATTAGAGTATAATCAAGAACATCCAAGTTTTGAATTTCATGGATATGGTAGATCTGGACTTCTTTTAAATGCAAATAATGATTTAAAAAAAGGGAAAGTATTTAATAAAAATGGAGTTGGAAGACTTGGTAACGAAAGCGATACTTATATTGAAGCTGAATTAGTTAAAAATTTCTATCTAGACAATGGTTCTTGGTCTAAGTGGCATATCATGTTTGCTAAAGGAACTGACGATTATAATGATTGGAATGATGGAGTTGCTTTAAGACAAGCTTATGCTGAAATGGGAAATCTTCCAGTATTTTCAGGAGCTTTCAAGGAATCTGTAATTTGGGCTGGTAAAAGATTCTATAATAGAAGAGATATCCATATAACAGATTTCTATTTTACTGACTATTCAGGAACTGGAGCTGGAATAGATAATATAAAAATTGGAGATGGAATGTTAGATTTAGGAGTTATAGCTAGAGATTACGATAGTTATGATTCTGTTGGTCCTGTTTCTAACTCTTCAAAAGAGGATGGTTTAAATGTTGTAAATTTACTTGCTAGATATGACATCGGTTCTTGGGAGTTCGACTTAGGAGCTGCTTTTTCTAAAGATAATGAAAATAGAACTATAAACAATGGTCACGGGGACTTTAGCACATATAATGCTGCTGATTATGGTTTACAACTGGGAATATTCTATAATACACCTGGATACTACTGGAGTGGTAAAGGATTCTCGAAAATTTTTGCACAAGTTGGTTATGGACTTAATGCAGGAGATGGTTTAGGAAAAGCTGGTGCATGGGCTGAAAATAATTTAGATGATGCACTATCTGCTAGACTTGGTACTTTTGGAGTTTTACCTATCAATGAAAAGTGGGATTTATTCACAACAGTTGTTGCTCAGCATAATAAAAATAGTAAATTTAATTACAATGCAGATCTTTTAAATCCTCAAGGAGAACATTACTCTGTTGATGTTGACGGATTAAAATCTACTTGGGTTAGTGTTGTAGCTAGACCAGTTTATAAAATCAATGAAAACTTCGAGCTTCAATTTGAAGCTGGTTACTACTATGTAACAGAGGAAAAAGATAACAATAAAGATGTAGATGGAAACCTTTATAAGCTTACATTTGCACCAACATTTAAGTTAAATTCAAATGACTTCTGGGCTAGACCTGAAATTAGAACATTTGTTACTTGGGCTGGATGGGATAATGACTATCAAAAATCTTTCCAATCTGATTTAAACTCTTATAGTGGAAAAAATGGAGTAAATGTTGGAGTTCAAGCAGAAGTTTGGTTCTAA
- a CDS encoding extracellular solute-binding protein, with the protein MRNILKKPLLVLAAGTLFSTIALGKATEITLWEQMEPAVRPTYIKIVDEFMKKNPDVKVNVVHYSNEDLRTQFQNASLAGQGPDIVYGPNDNIGIFMVSDLIKPIDKVVSKDLIQKFNEGALKSGMYDNQLYLLPEFLGNQIALLYNKDMVANAPKNWEEFLKIAQANRAVDAKDKANSKYGFLYNEKEPFWFVGFYNGFGGEIFDSKNNPTLDNKAMVDALTFVRDIRAKYDLGEAGMDYDIASQLFKQKKAAMILNGAWSWKEYEDAGINLGVAPMPIPSKNGYALFTNASKGYSLSENTSDKKTEALNKFFDYIFSPEINAEISLNQSQAPGIEAARELPQVKNDKLMQDSIETIKYTVPMPVVPEMRAIWDAMRPNLEAVLNGKMTPEDAAKKMQKDAVDGIKIIKGE; encoded by the coding sequence ATGAGAAACATTTTAAAAAAACCGCTATTAGTATTAGCAGCAGGAACATTATTTTCAACAATAGCTTTAGGTAAAGCCACTGAAATAACTTTATGGGAACAGATGGAACCAGCAGTAAGACCTACTTACATAAAAATAGTTGATGAATTTATGAAAAAGAATCCAGATGTTAAGGTAAATGTAGTTCATTATTCCAATGAAGATTTAAGAACTCAGTTTCAAAATGCATCTTTAGCAGGTCAGGGTCCAGATATAGTTTATGGTCCAAATGATAATATAGGAATTTTTATGGTTTCAGATTTAATCAAGCCAATTGATAAAGTTGTATCTAAGGATTTAATTCAAAAATTTAATGAAGGAGCTTTAAAAAGTGGTATGTATGATAATCAATTATATCTACTACCAGAGTTCTTAGGAAATCAAATAGCTCTTTTATACAATAAAGATATGGTAGCTAATGCACCAAAAAATTGGGAAGAGTTTTTAAAAATAGCACAGGCAAATAGAGCTGTAGACGCAAAGGACAAAGCTAATTCTAAATATGGATTCCTATATAATGAAAAAGAACCATTTTGGTTTGTAGGATTCTATAATGGATTTGGAGGAGAAATTTTTGATAGCAAAAATAATCCTACTCTAGATAACAAAGCTATGGTAGATGCTTTAACTTTTGTAAGAGATATTAGAGCAAAGTACGACTTAGGAGAAGCAGGAATGGATTACGATATTGCTTCTCAACTGTTTAAACAAAAGAAAGCTGCTATGATATTAAATGGAGCATGGTCTTGGAAAGAATATGAGGATGCAGGAATAAACTTAGGAGTAGCTCCTATGCCAATTCCTTCAAAAAATGGTTATGCATTATTTACAAATGCATCTAAAGGATATTCATTATCAGAAAATACATCAGATAAGAAAACAGAGGCTTTAAATAAGTTCTTTGATTATATTTTCTCTCCAGAGATAAATGCAGAAATTTCTTTAAATCAATCACAAGCTCCAGGAATAGAGGCAGCTAGAGAATTGCCACAAGTTAAAAACGATAAATTAATGCAAGATTCAATTGAGACAATTAAATATACTGTTCCTATGCCAGTTGTGCCAGAAATGAGAGCTATCTGGGATGCTATGAGACCGAACTTAGAAGCTGTTTTAAATGGAAAAATGACTCCAGAAGATGCAGCTAAAAAGATGCAAAAAGATGCAGTAGACGGAATTAAAATTATTAAAGGTGAGTAA
- a CDS encoding carbohydrate ABC transporter permease, translating to MSGKGRLVGKNTPYLFIAPAFIVMAIMVFYPLGYGFWLSLTNMSLRTFKNPGFVGLQNYIRVFQDPEVLATFIRTIIWTFVNVFFHVTIGLFLAILLNRKLPGKSILRVFLIIPWAMPQYIAALTWKGMFNQNFGAINLMLGWFGIQNLPWLSDPKLTFYAAIITNIWLGFPFMMMITLGGLQSIPAELYEAADIDGASPWSKFKDITLPLLKPTLTPAIILGTIWTFNMLNIIIILAGGYGNKETQILVTDVYRLAFNFYRYGFAAAYSVLIFLFLLVFSVIYVRKSNIFKEESR from the coding sequence ATGAGTGGAAAAGGAAGACTAGTAGGTAAAAATACACCATATTTATTTATAGCACCAGCTTTTATAGTGATGGCAATAATGGTATTTTATCCTTTAGGTTATGGATTTTGGTTATCTTTAACAAATATGAGTTTAAGAACATTTAAAAATCCTGGTTTTGTAGGATTACAAAATTATATTAGAGTATTTCAAGATCCAGAAGTATTAGCAACTTTTATTAGAACTATAATTTGGACTTTTGTAAACGTATTTTTTCATGTAACTATTGGATTATTTTTAGCAATATTACTGAATAGAAAACTACCAGGAAAATCTATTTTGAGAGTTTTTCTTATAATTCCTTGGGCAATGCCTCAATATATAGCAGCTCTTACTTGGAAAGGTATGTTTAATCAAAATTTTGGAGCTATAAATTTAATGTTAGGTTGGTTTGGAATACAAAATCTACCTTGGTTAAGTGATCCAAAGCTGACTTTTTATGCAGCAATAATAACAAATATTTGGTTGGGATTCCCATTTATGATGATGATAACATTAGGAGGATTACAATCAATTCCAGCGGAATTATATGAAGCAGCTGACATAGATGGTGCTAGTCCTTGGAGTAAATTTAAAGATATAACACTACCTTTATTAAAGCCAACTCTAACACCTGCAATTATATTAGGAACAATTTGGACGTTTAATATGTTAAATATCATAATCATTTTAGCTGGTGGATATGGAAACAAAGAAACACAGATATTAGTAACAGATGTTTATAGATTGGCATTTAATTTCTATAGATATGGATTTGCAGCAGCGTATTCAGTATTAATATTCCTATTTTTACTTGTATTCTCTGTAATATATGTAAGAAAGAGCAATATTTTTAAGGAGGAGTCAAGATGA
- a CDS encoding sugar ABC transporter permease codes for MIEKNIHFEKNDSWKKIIGIYTILIIFCLITLYPLLNVLSVALRPGDQLFSTSLRIIPEDATLDNFRKAIFETDLLIWLKNSLIISTLTAIIGVFISITAGYAFSRFSFWGRKVGMMTFLVTQMFPAPMLLLPMFIILVRLKLMNSFLGLLIPYVAVSVPFSVWMLKGYFDTIPKSLEESAYIDGCKVWQVMYKIVLPVSTPALAITALFSFMTAWSEFVIARIILTSAEKLTLPVGLVNLQGSFSAEWGTYSAAALITSVPVVILFISLSRYLVGGLTVGGVKE; via the coding sequence ATGATTGAAAAGAACATTCATTTTGAGAAAAATGACAGTTGGAAGAAAATAATTGGAATTTACACAATATTAATAATCTTTTGTTTGATAACTTTATATCCCCTATTAAATGTTTTATCTGTAGCTTTAAGACCGGGAGACCAATTGTTTTCAACAAGTTTAAGAATAATACCTGAAGATGCTACTTTAGATAACTTCAGAAAAGCTATATTTGAAACGGATCTTTTAATTTGGTTAAAAAACTCTCTTATTATCTCAACATTAACAGCTATAATAGGAGTATTTATATCAATAACTGCAGGATATGCATTTTCTAGATTTTCATTTTGGGGAAGAAAAGTTGGTATGATGACATTTTTAGTAACACAGATGTTTCCAGCACCAATGTTATTGTTACCAATGTTCATAATATTAGTAAGATTGAAATTAATGAACAGCTTTTTAGGATTACTAATTCCTTATGTGGCAGTGTCTGTACCTTTTTCAGTTTGGATGTTAAAGGGATATTTTGATACAATACCTAAATCATTAGAAGAAAGTGCATATATTGATGGTTGCAAAGTTTGGCAAGTTATGTATAAAATAGTGTTGCCAGTTTCAACTCCAGCCCTTGCAATAACTGCTTTATTTTCTTTTATGACAGCATGGTCTGAGTTTGTAATAGCAAGAATAATTTTAACATCAGCAGAAAAGTTAACTCTACCAGTTGGACTAGTTAATCTTCAAGGTTCTTTTAGTGCAGAGTGGGGAACATATTCAGCAGCTGCACTAATAACAAGTGTACCAGTTGTAATACTGTTTATTAGTCTATCAAGATATCTTGTAGGTGGATTAACTGTTGGAGGAGTTAAAGAGTAG
- a CDS encoding TrmB family transcriptional regulator, translating to MIENEKILENLEKIGFGRKEAEVFLELIKNPGSNGSQIAKALGYPRTTVYQNLDILQKKGYINSYLDKEITLYEAIDLNELFENYKKEVSTATKFLKDELNKVEVSGKQKQFYNLNSFEDVKDRFRNILKRAEKIVYINTNLDLFEFEKDFKRLKEKGVRVILFSFNKIDYDSLGVETYIRDSFNFNITNSEKRIMVAVDLFAAIIASNYEGEFCGTYSENKLLINIVTEHIKNDIHLMKLENRFGKDINKIITLDF from the coding sequence TTGATAGAAAATGAAAAAATTTTAGAAAATTTAGAAAAAATTGGATTTGGAAGAAAAGAGGCTGAGGTATTTTTAGAACTTATAAAAAACCCAGGATCTAATGGATCTCAAATCGCAAAAGCTTTGGGTTACCCTAGAACAACAGTTTATCAAAACTTAGATATTTTACAAAAAAAAGGGTATATAAACTCATATTTAGATAAAGAGATAACTTTATATGAAGCAATTGATTTAAATGAGCTTTTTGAAAATTATAAAAAAGAGGTAAGTACAGCCACAAAATTTTTAAAAGATGAACTTAATAAAGTTGAAGTTAGTGGCAAACAAAAACAATTTTATAATTTAAACTCATTTGAAGATGTTAAAGATAGATTTAGAAATATCTTAAAAAGAGCTGAAAAAATTGTGTATATAAATACTAATTTAGATCTATTTGAATTTGAAAAAGATTTCAAAAGATTAAAAGAAAAGGGTGTTAGAGTTATACTATTTAGTTTTAATAAAATAGATTATGATAGTCTTGGCGTTGAAACATATATAAGAGATAGTTTTAATTTTAATATAACTAATTCAGAAAAAAGAATTATGGTAGCTGTTGATTTATTTGCAGCAATAATTGCTAGTAACTATGAAGGTGAATTTTGTGGAACATATTCTGAAAATAAACTTTTAATTAATATAGTTACTGAACATATAAAAAATGATATTCACTTAATGAAATTAGAAAATAGATTTGGGAAGGATATCAATAAAATAATAACATTAGATTTTTAA